The following nucleotide sequence is from Corynebacterium hindlerae.
CGTCCATGGTGAATGAGCCAGTGGCTGCGGGCGGTGGCCCCACGTTCACGGTGGGGGTGGGGGTGGGCGTTGGCGTTTCGCTTATCGACGGCTGTGGCGCTGGCGCAGTCTCTTCTTCCTTCTTGCCACAGGATGCAAGGGTGGCGGTGGTAATCAGGATGAGTGCGGCAGCAGTGATTCGTCTCATAGCTGGCTACGTTACCGAATATTCCCAGCCTTGGTGTCCATAGCGCAGTGTTTCCCCAGGTTGTGTTTGATGAAAGAACAACCTTGACCCGTGGATCTGGGGCAGCAACTCGAGTGCTGGGTGGGGTTCGAAGTCCTCGTATCCTGCGGGTTCTTCGTCCGTGAGCGCTCGGATAGTGCCGTCCTCGGTGGTGTGGAGCGATCGCAGTGGCGCGGTGCGGGCGAGCAGTGAAGTGGCGACGGTGATGGCCTCCAGCTGCGTGTCGCTAACCTCTGGGAAGGCATTGGCGCGGAACAGATCGCAGAACGCACGTGGATTTCTTCCGTGCATGATAGTGATGGCAGCGAGGGTTTCCCTGGCCACCAGCTCCGCTTCCGGGACAGTGAGCGGGTAGACCGGCGCCCAGTCGCCCTGGCCGATGACGAGCGCTTGAATTCGTGTGCCCTCCAGGAGCGGTACGTCATTGATCCATACCCGGCCCGGAAGCCACGGGGATTCCGTGCGGCCGAGCACCACGTTGAGCAGCGCCACCCCGGCCACCAGGTCAGGCTCATACACATCCAACCGATAATTCTGAGGCAGGTCCACGGTACAGAGCGACACCATGCCATCGTGGCGAAAGGCCCAGATGTCTGTGCCATGGACCTGCACGTATTCTGGCCCCAACTGTGCGACGAGGGTATCCAACTGCTGCGAAGTCATGAGCCCAGTCTAAACTGCAATGGTGTGGAGACCAGACAACTAACGCGCACCGCCCTCGGCCTGGCACTTTTCACCATCTGCTACAACGTTGCGGAAGGTGGGCTCTCCGTATGGTCGGGAAGGTCTGCCGGGCTGGAGGTCATGATTGGATTCGGGCTGGACTCGTTTATTGAGTCGCTCGTCGCAATCCTGGTGGCCCTGCGCCTGGCCGGCCGGCTACGTGGCGAGCCCGAAGGGGTGGGGGAGCGCAAAGAGCTCATCACCCTGCGCGCAGTAGCCGTGAGCTTTGTTGTGCTCGCGGTGTACCTCGTGGTGGAAGGTTTTGCCGGGATTATCTCTGGGGAAACTCCCGAGCGCTCCTGGCTCGGCATCGCCGTCCTGATCGCGTCTGCCGTGGTAATGCCGGTGCTGTGGTGGGCGAAGGTGCGCGTCGGTAAGGCGCTGGGTGGCGACCAGCTCATCCTTTCCGACGCCGGTGAGACCAAAATCTGCCTCATGATGACGGCCGCCGCCCTCATCGGGATAGCCCTCCTCGAACTCACCGGCTGGGGCGGATTCGACGCCCTCGCCTCCTTTGTCATCGCCTGCTTCGCGCTCGGCGAAGCCAAGGAAGCCTGGGAAGGCGAACTAGAGGAAAGCTGCAGCTGCCCCTAACTGGCGACTACTTCTCCTTATCGCCCTCTACCTTTGGCTTTTCTGGTTCCTTAGGCTTCTCTGGCTCCTTTGGTTGTTCTGTTTCTTTCGGTTGTTCCGGTTTTTTTCGTCGGGTCCGCCTCTACGGAAGGAACACCGGGCTTCTTGTCGATCTCGCCCTCAGGAGCCTTCGAAGTTGGCGCCTGATCCTGTTGCGCTGGTGCGGCTGGCGCAGGAGCAGGAGCAGGAGCAGGGGCTGGAGCTGGTGCTTGCTGGCCAGGATTATTTTGTGAGCTGCCAGGCTTGTTCTCCGGCTTCTTTTCATCCGATTTTTCTGGGGTTGGTTGTGCCGTGCTCGTCGCAGGCTTCGATGCGCTGGTGGTAGGGGTGCTGGTATCTTCAGCAGGCTTGGAATCATCTTCCTTACCGCACGCCGTGAGAGTGAGAGCAGCTGCGGTGAAGGCTGCCAGGGCAATGCGAGTGCTGTGACGAAGAGACATGGTTCCCTTTCTAGGTAATTGGCAACATCAAATTAGTTATAGCTGCTCCTTTCTGCTGGCGCGTGGGGAAATTGTTGTTTGTGGTGAAGTTGTGATTTTTAGGGTGGGTGGGGGTGCTGGTTGTTCTGGGGGTTTCTTCTAAAACCCGGGAAGCATTCCCCGGGTCTCGGGAGAAAAACGTGGAAATAGCAAGTGTGAAGTAGGGAAAGTTGCCGAAACCCGGGAAACGCTTCCCGGGTTTTATGGCTGGGCTAAGCTCTCGTCGAAGAATAATCCCCGAGCCAAAAGGCTCGGGGATGCTCCTAGAAACTAGCAGTCGAAGTAAAGCTCAAACTCTTGTGGAGTTGGGCGGGTGCGGTTCGGGATGATCTCGTTGTCGTACTTGTACTTGATGTACGTCTGGATGAGGTCATCGGTGAACACATCGCCTTCGGTGAGGAACTCGTGGTCGGCAGCCAGGGCCTCGAGGGATGCTTCCAGGGAGGTTGGGGCTGTCGGGATGGAGGCAGCTTCCTCTGGCGGGAGCTCGTAGAGGTCCTTGTCCACTGGGGCGTGTGGCTCGATGCGGTTCTTAATGCCGTCGAGGCCGGCCATCATCATGGCTGCGAAGCCGAAGTAAGGGTTGCCGGATGGGTCCGGTGCGCGGAACTCGATGCGCTTTGCCTTCGGGTTGGAGCCAGTGATTGGGATGCGGACCGCGGCGGAGCGGTTACGTTGCGAGTACACCAGGTTGATTGGTGCCTCGAAACCCGGAACCAGTCGGTGGTAGGAGTTCAGGGTCGCATTGGAGAATGCGAGCACTGCACCTGCGTGGTGCAAGATACCGCCGATGTAGTAGCGGGCCATGTCGGACAGGCCTGCATAGCCGTTCTCGTTGTGAAACAGCGGCTTGCCGTCCTTCCACAAAGACTGGTGAGCGTGCATACCGGAGCCCGCGTCGCCAGCCAGCGGCTTTGGCATAAAGGTTGCGGTCTTCCCGTTGGCCTTAGCGGTTTGCTTGATGATGTACTTGAATGTCTGCAGATCATCAGCCGCGTGCAGCAGGGTGTTGAACTTGTAGTTGATTTCCTGCTGGCCCTGGCCGCACTCGTGGTGGAACCGCTCGATCTCAAACCCGGCGTTCTTCAGGTGGCGGGCCATTTCATCGCGGATCTCCACTGCGCCGTCGTAAGGGGCGTTAGGGAAGTAGCCCTTCTTGGTGCGGTTCTTGTAGCCGGTGTTCCGGGAACCGTCCAGGTTGTATTCTTCGCCGCGGTTCCACCAGCCCTCGTCGGAATCTACTTCGTAGAAGGAAGCGTTAACGTCGGCGTGGAAGCGGACGGAGTCGAAGAGGTAGAACTCGGCTTCCGCGCCGAAGAAACAGGTGTCGGCGATACCGGTAGAGGCGAGGTATTCCTCGGCTTTGCGGGCGACGTTGCGTGGGTCGCGGGAGAAAGGCTCGCGGGTGAAGGGGTCGTGCACGAAGAACTTCATGTTCAGAGTCTTCGCGCTGCGGAACGGATCCAGCATTGCGGTCTTCACGTCCGGCAACAAGTTCATGTCGGATTCTTCAATGGTGGTGAAACCACGGATAGACGATCCATCAAATGCGAGGCCGTTCTCAGCAGCTTCCTCATCGAACATCGAAGCCGGGATGGACAGGTGGTGTTCCGTGCCCGGGACATCGGTGAAACGGATGTCCAAAAATTCGATGTTTTCGTCCTTGATGTACTTCACTACATCTGCGACGTTCTCAAATGCCACGTGGTGCTCCTCGCGGGTGTGGCCCGACAGGGGAGTAGCTCGTCGGGCCGGGCTGTTAATTGTCGAGCTAGGTGAACTCTATCGGTACAGCTAGCTACAGCACAGCTTTTATTCACTGGTGCATGTGTATCAGTGTACAAAGTTCACTACCGCTTACGCTAAATTGCGCTGGCATTTCGTTCACGGATACATTGCTAGGTATGTCAGAACCCAAGCGCAGCTGGATTGAAGGCCCTTCCATCCCCGGTGATTACGACGACCTTGGCCCCGGAAAGTGGCCCGGCGAAAAACTCGGCCTCCCCGAATCAGGTCCTGGAGCACTGGCATCTGTGCTGAGGCGATGCGGTGGCATCACTCTGGACTGGTTCTTTGCCATGTTCATCGCCGTGATCATTCGTAATTCCACCGATGCGCTGGGTGGTGTGCCGACCCTAACGCTGATCATTTTCTGTGTGCTCTCCGTGGTCGGTGTCGTCTTGTTTGCTCGCACCCCGGGGCAGGCGATGCTTCGCATGGGGGTGGCGCGCGTGGACGCCGAGGAACGCGTCGGACTCTGGCGCGCCCTGGTGCGCATCGCCCTCACCGTATTCTTGCTGCCCCCGATCCTGGTGGACTCCGACGGTCGCGGGCTGCACGATCGCGCGACTGGCACCGCGGTAATCCTAGGGTAGCGGGATCGAAATCGAGCGTACGGATGGGACGAAATTTGCTGAAAACGTCCCATCCGTACGCTAAATCCGGCGCTCCTACACTAAAGCGAAAAGCAAGATCTGCGCCATGATGATTTTGAGCACCATGGCTAGCGGGTAGACCGTGGTGTAGCCGATCGCTGGGAGTTCGTTGCGGGCTTGGTCGCTCGAGTATCCCAGGATCGCTGGGTGCGTTTGCACTCCGGAGAAAATTCCCGACACGATGCCGAACGGCAGCCGGAGTACCAGGTGCCCCACAACGAGGGTGAAGAGGCACATGAACAGGGTGAGGATTGCGCCCAATCCGATGATGGTCAGCGAAGTCGGGTCTGACAGCGCCGTCGAAAAGCCTGCGCCCGCGGTGGTGCCAATACCGGCGAGGAATAGCGTGAGCCCCAGGGTCTGCAGGATTTTCAGGGCGGAGTAGGGCGTTTGCCAGACGAACGGGCCGGTGCGTCCGAGTGCGCCGAGGATCAATGCGACCAGCAGTGGGCCGCCCGCGTTGCCGAGTTTCAGGGTCATTCCGCCGGGGAGTGGTACTGCGATCATGCCGACGAGCACGCCGATCGTCAGGCCCATGAGCAGCGGGATCAGGTTAATGTCTGAGACAAGTTTGTAGGAGTCACCGAAGAACTTGGTGGCGCGATCCATCTTTGCGGCGGAGGTGACTACTCGGACGCGGTCACCGAGCAGGAGCGTCATGTCTGGGGTGGCGACCATGTCATCGTCACCGCGACGGATGCGGGTGATGAGCATGTCGGACATCTTGGGGCGGAGTTTGCTTAAAGGGATGCCCACGACATCCGGGTTGGAGACGAAGATGCGTCGGTAGTCGAGGCCGTCGTCGTGCGTCGGTTCGCCTGGTAGCGGGGTGCCAATTGCCTCGATGGCGCGCTCGATCTCCTCCGGGGTGCCCACCACGCTGAGGATGTCGCCAACGCGGGCGCGATCTCCCAGGTCGGGAACGTGCAGGTCGCCATCACGTTCGCGGCGGGAGACGATCACTTCCAGCTCCAGAATGTAGGGAATGTTCGTGATCGCTGGCAGTCCGGGTTTATCCACCCGAATCCGCTGCGTGATCAGCTCCTGCATCGCCACGCCGGCCGCGACCGCCTCGGCATCGTGATCCACCCGGAACAGCTTGCCCAGCACGCCGATCATGATGATGCCCACCAGCACACCCAGCGGGTACGCCAGCGAATACGCCACCACCGGCAGGTCCGACATCGCAGCCAGCTCAGATCCTTGGAACAGCAGGGGCAGGGATTCCTTCGCCGCCGCCATCGCTGGGGTGTTGGTCAGCGCGCCGGTGAACATGCCTGTGCCGGTCGCCGCGTTAAGCCCGCCAAGCTTCACGACGCCATAAGCCAGAGCCGTGGTTGCAACAATGATGACCACGGCAAACAGGTTGTATTTCAGGCCCGTGGTGCGGAGCGAATGGAAGAAGTCCGGTCCCGCTTCCAGGCCGATCGTGTAGACGAAGAGAGCGAGCCCGATGATGTACACCATCGGCGGCAGCGTCACTGCGGGTTCTATGGTGGCGAATCCGAGTCCCACAAAGAGCACGGCGGCGACACCTAATTTGAAGGATCCGATCTGGATCCGACCAAGCAAAAGCCCTAGCGCCATGATGACGACTAGGGCTAGTAGCTGGTTCTCAACAAAGAACTGCACTTTTTTATTTTCCTCGTTCAGCCTGACGGCGGGCACGTCGGTTCATACCAGAGACCTTAGCTCCCTTCGGGAGTGGTCCCTTGGGCAAACCGGGCTGGCCGGACGCATTGCCCACACTATCCATGGCTTCAATGCGCTGGGCCAGGGCGTACACTTCGTCCTTCTTGTAATTACGTGGAAGCTTCATCAGTTCCTTCTGCAGGTTACGCAGCGGAACTTGCCCCTCTCCTTCACCAGCGTACATCTCATAGATAGGAACGCCACCGGATACTCGGTTGAGGCGTCGTTTAGCCTGCGCCATCATCGGCTTCACGCGGTGCATTTCGCCTTCGCCCACCAGGACAATGCCTGGATTGCCGATAACACGGTGCACAGCGTCCATGTGGGTATTGGCAGCCACAGCAGTCTTGGCGCGCCACACCATGCCCACGCCGGACTTCAGATTCTCCAGCGCCCAACCAGCAGCACCCGGCTGGTCCTTGGCCTGGTCATACACGGAATTTTCCACGCGACGTGTAAACACGAACATGGCGAGCATAAACCCGAGTGCCAAGCCGATCGGGAGCATGAACCACTGCGCCTTGAAAAGCAACCCGATGCCGAAGAACACCAGGCCCACACCGAGGATCGACAGCAACATAAGCGGCACAAGAGCCTTATCGTTCTTGCGCTGCATCTGGAACGCCTGCCACATCTGGGCGTAGTTCTGCTTACGTTGGGCCCGCTTAGCGGCCTTCGCTTCCTTCTCGGCGGCCTTGAGTTCAGCCTTCTTTGGATCTGCCATGACACCTACTTTAGGCCACCGCGCCTGAATTTCTATATTGCGGGCACGCGTAGGTTGAGTTTTGGTTCGTACTCGCGGCCGGGCGCGCCTAAAAGCAGCAAGGTGAAACCCGGCAGGTCGAGAGACTGCGAGCGAATTAGTGCCCTATGGCGTGAAAAGCAGATGTATTGAGAGTGTGTGGCGGCCCCTTTGATCCCGACATTGGTGGACCGGTGCCCCGACCCCGACATTACGCCCCCGAGGTTGCCCCAAAAATGCCTCCACCAGCCCGAACTTCGGGAGGGTAATGTCGGGGACAACGGATTTCCCCGCAGCCCCTCAACCCGGCTTGTGAACGTTGTGGATGAAGTGGTTAATGGGCCATCATGGCGGCCCTTTTGATCCCGACATTGGTGGACCGGTGCCGCGACCCCGACATTACGGCCCCGAGGTTGCCCCAAAAATGCCCCCACCAGCCCGAACTTCGGGAGGGTAATGTCGGGGACAACGCGTAAACGACCCGAAATCCTCAACATATTGGGTTTCACCCAGCTGCTTTTCGGGCCAAGCACACCGCCTCGCAAAACCAACCCCTTGCGCTTCGGCCGCAAACCAGCTAGCGTCACTAAGCGGACTATTCATGGAAGGAAAGGGACGACGTGAGTTACATCGTTACCTTGAAGCTACACCTGCAGCGCGAATTTACGCGACCTGACAGGTGCATGTAGTCTACGAATTTTTCATTCTCAGTGCTGCCTGTCGATGTTGCAGGCGGCACTTTTTGGGTTTCTAGGGTGACGGCTTGTGGCGTCGATAAGCCTGCGCTGACCTATTTTGGAAGGAATCCTGATGTGCAAAGTGATCAACTTTGCTTCGATCGTGGAGGATGAGGCGCTGCGGCAGGCACAGATCACCGCCGAGCTGCCGTTCATTTATCCGCACGTGGCGCTGATGCCTGATGCGCACGTGGGCATGGGCTCCAGTATCGGTACGGTGTTCGGCACGATCGGTGCGGTGATCCCGGCGGCAGTCGGCGTGGATATTGGCTGCGGCATGATCGGCGTGCGGACGTCGCTGGTGAAGGACGACCTGAAGGGCGACCTGACGCAGCTTCGCGACGCCCTGGAGGCCATCATCCCGCTCTCCCCAGGTAACTACAATTCGAAGGTCCGCTTCACCGCCACGAAGAATCGGGTGCGTGAGCTGGAGGATCTCGCTGCCGAGGGTGGGGTGAACCTGGAGCACTCACCGAAGTGGAAGGTGCAGCTCGGATCCCTGGGCGGCGGTAACCACTTCATCGAGCTGTGCCTTGATGAGCTGGATCGGGTGTGGATGTTCCTGCACTCCGGGTCCCGGGGAGTGGGCAACAAAATCGCGCAGAAGCACATTCGGGCGGCGAAGGCAGACATGCGAACTCGGCGTCGAACCGTGGTGGATCCGAACCTGGCCTACCTTAGCGAGGGAACCCCAGAGTTCGACTCTTACCTGCGGGA
It contains:
- the glnA gene encoding type I glutamate--ammonia ligase; the protein is MAFENVADVVKYIKDENIEFLDIRFTDVPGTEHHLSIPASMFDEEAAENGLAFDGSSIRGFTTIEESDMNLLPDVKTAMLDPFRSAKTLNMKFFVHDPFTREPFSRDPRNVARKAEEYLASTGIADTCFFGAEAEFYLFDSVRFHADVNASFYEVDSDEGWWNRGEEYNLDGSRNTGYKNRTKKGYFPNAPYDGAVEIRDEMARHLKNAGFEIERFHHECGQGQQEINYKFNTLLHAADDLQTFKYIIKQTAKANGKTATFMPKPLAGDAGSGMHAHQSLWKDGKPLFHNENGYAGLSDMARYYIGGILHHAGAVLAFSNATLNSYHRLVPGFEAPINLVYSQRNRSAAVRIPITGSNPKAKRIEFRAPDPSGNPYFGFAAMMMAGLDGIKNRIEPHAPVDKDLYELPPEEAASIPTAPTSLEASLEALAADHEFLTEGDVFTDDLIQTYIKYKYDNEIIPNRTRPTPQEFELYFDC
- a CDS encoding aspartate:alanine exchanger family transporter gives rise to the protein MQFFVENQLLALVVIMALGLLLGRIQIGSFKLGVAAVLFVGLGFATIEPAVTLPPMVYIIGLALFVYTIGLEAGPDFFHSLRTTGLKYNLFAVVIIVATTALAYGVVKLGGLNAATGTGMFTGALTNTPAMAAAKESLPLLFQGSELAAMSDLPVVAYSLAYPLGVLVGIIMIGVLGKLFRVDHDAEAVAAGVAMQELITQRIRVDKPGLPAITNIPYILELEVIVSRRERDGDLHVPDLGDRARVGDILSVVGTPEEIERAIEAIGTPLPGEPTHDDGLDYRRIFVSNPDVVGIPLSKLRPKMSDMLITRIRRGDDDMVATPDMTLLLGDRVRVVTSAAKMDRATKFFGDSYKLVSDINLIPLLMGLTIGVLVGMIAVPLPGGMTLKLGNAGGPLLVALILGALGRTGPFVWQTPYSALKILQTLGLTLFLAGIGTTAGAGFSTALSDPTSLTIIGLGAILTLFMCLFTLVVGHLVLRLPFGIVSGIFSGVQTHPAILGYSSDQARNELPAIGYTTVYPLAMVLKIIMAQILLFALV
- a CDS encoding cation transporter, with product METRQLTRTALGLALFTICYNVAEGGLSVWSGRSAGLEVMIGFGLDSFIESLVAILVALRLAGRLRGEPEGVGERKELITLRAVAVSFVVLAVYLVVEGFAGIISGETPERSWLGIAVLIASAVVMPVLWWAKVRVGKALGGDQLILSDAGETKICLMMTAAALIGIALLELTGWGGFDALASFVIACFALGEAKEAWEGELEESCSCP
- a CDS encoding DUF4191 domain-containing protein, translated to MADPKKAELKAAEKEAKAAKRAQRKQNYAQMWQAFQMQRKNDKALVPLMLLSILGVGLVFFGIGLLFKAQWFMLPIGLALGFMLAMFVFTRRVENSVYDQAKDQPGAAGWALENLKSGVGMVWRAKTAVAANTHMDAVHRVIGNPGIVLVGEGEMHRVKPMMAQAKRRLNRVSGGVPIYEMYAGEGEGQVPLRNLQKELMKLPRNYKKDEVYALAQRIEAMDSVGNASGQPGLPKGPLPKGAKVSGMNRRARRQAERGK
- a CDS encoding RtcB family protein — protein: MCKVINFASIVEDEALRQAQITAELPFIYPHVALMPDAHVGMGSSIGTVFGTIGAVIPAAVGVDIGCGMIGVRTSLVKDDLKGDLTQLRDALEAIIPLSPGNYNSKVRFTATKNRVRELEDLAAEGGVNLEHSPKWKVQLGSLGGGNHFIELCLDELDRVWMFLHSGSRGVGNKIAQKHIRAAKADMRTRRRTVVDPNLAYLSEGTPEFDSYLRDLNWAQRFAYLNREEMMDRFAFALREFAGDFEEVERINCHHNYTVQEEHYGKRVWLTRKGAIRADEGVSALIPGSMGTASYVVEGLGNPEALRSAPHGAGRVLSRTQARAAFTAADLEARMGDIVHRPGEEFIDEIPDAYKDIDQVIVDAASLVRVRHKLRQVLNVKGT
- a CDS encoding RDD family protein, with protein sequence MSEPKRSWIEGPSIPGDYDDLGPGKWPGEKLGLPESGPGALASVLRRCGGITLDWFFAMFIAVIIRNSTDALGGVPTLTLIIFCVLSVVGVVLFARTPGQAMLRMGVARVDAEERVGLWRALVRIALTVFLLPPILVDSDGRGLHDRATGTAVILG